ACTTCTTGCGTAATTACATTTGCTTGTTAAAATTGTCTTTTTTGACATCTTTATCGTTAAATTTTTCAACCATATGTTCACATATGCTTGAAAAATTTATCAATAAATCTACTCAAAAAATTTCAATTTTTCTAAGCAAATGTAATTACGCAAGAAGTCTAATGAATGAAAACTTTAGCCAAATTGCAAGAAGAGGATCATCAAAGATTACACTCCCCTTACCATGACCCTCTTCATCCAATATTCCCTTTGTTTTAAGAGCTTTAAATGCAGAGGCAAGAGCTGGTGTACTTGCTATCTCATATTTTGCAAGGTGTTCCTTTGCAAAAACCTGTTTTTCTTCGATTGCAGCCAGCCTAAGAGCTCTTTGTTGCGTTAGGGATAAAGATGCTAGTAGCGTTTGATAAGCATAAGCATTTTGTTGTACAACTTTTGTCAAAGTAGAATCAACCTCTTTAATTCTAATATGAGTGTAACCCTCTGCTAAGAGATGAAAACATACCATTTGAACATAATTAGGTGTGTCTTGAACTAATTTTCTAAGATGATTTACTGCGTTCCTTTCACAATTAATACCAACATCCAAAAATCGCTTTATGACCCAATCAGTAAACTCCTCACCAAAAACTGGAAATTCAATAGGTTGACAAGATCTGTAAAAAGGCCTTGCAGGATTGTTTAGCATATCATGTATCATCATTCTTCTAGAGCCTGTAAACAAAAAAGTTGTATTTTTCTTTTGCTGCATGTGAGTTCTTAAAGTGGCCTCAAGCCATCCATTATCATCAATTTCTGTTATCTTTTGAAACTCATCAATTACGATAATAACGCGCTTACCAAGTGATTCTAAATCCGCTAAAAGGTCTTGAATGCTCTCTTTTATTTCTTTTTCTTCCGGTGGATTGAGTGCAAAACCAAGTGAGGGTTGCCCTGTTACTTTATCAAAATCAGCAGTAAGCTTTGGGCGCACATCAATAAGCAACTTTCCCATTTTTTTTAAGTGGTCCAGCCAGCTTTTCTTAAGAGATAGTGCTCTCAATATTTGATGAAAAAAGTCTTTGTGCGATGTAATGTTGAATATATCAACAAAAAGTGTAGAAAAAGAATCTTTTTCTAAGTCTTTTAATAAGTTCAAAACAAACGAAGTTTTTCCAAAGCGCCTGGGCCCTATCAAAATTACATTGATATGGTTTACAAGAAATTGTAAGACAAGTTGGGACAAGTTTTCTCGAGGAAGATAATACTCTCCCTCAACAGGATCTCCAAATTTAAACGGGTTTATTGGCATCTTTTTCATGTTACAATAAGTAACAGATTTGTTACTTATTTACAAATACTTTCTTGTTCTATATACACATCATATTCCCAGAAAGAGACGAGCTGGGTCCTCAAGAGCCTCTTTTATGTGGACTAAGAACGTAATTGCTTCCTTGCCATCAACTAAGCGATGATCATAGGTAAGTGCCAAATACATCATAGGACGAATAACGATCTGGTCATCAATAACAACGACGCGTTTTTCAATTTTATGCATCCCCAAAATACCACTTTGAGAGCCATTGAGAATGGGTGTAGAAAAAAGTGATCCAAAAACACCCCCATTTGTTATGGTAAAAGATCCTCCCTGAAAAGCATCAGCAGATATTATCCCCTCACAAGCTTGTTTTGCAAATATATCTAAATCCCTTTCAATCTCTGCAAATGAGCGTATATCACAATTTCTTATAACAGGAACAACAACCCCTCTATCCGTACTAACAGCTATACCTATGTCATAATCGTTTCGCTGAACAATAAATTCACCCTCGATAGAGGCGTTGAGAATAGGAACCATCTTTAATGCCTCTACTGTAGCCTTTGCAAAAAAAGACATATAACCAAGATGAACCTTGTGCTCCTTTTCAAAAAGTTCTTTATAAGAATTTTTCATCTCTATTATCTTAGACATATCTACTTCATTAAAAGTTGTAAGCATTGCAGTTTTTTCTTTGGTAAGAATCAACTTACTCGCAATGAACTTTCTGATAGGACTCATTGGATGCTTGATACTTCTTTTAGCTTCCTCTTTTACAACAGGTATGCTCTCAATTTGTTTGTGTAGAGCTTTTGTCTCTTCAATAAAACCAATGACATCACCAACTTTTACTGTATCATTTTCTTTGACAGCATAAAAAATATCGCCTTCTACTGGAGCATAGAGTATCTGTGTTGCTTTTTCTGTCTCTAACTCAACCAATTCTTCGTCTAAAACAATATGTGAGCCATTTTCTTTTAAGATACGGCCAATTGTTGCCTCTGTAATTGACTCACCCATTGAAGGGACTTTAATTTCTACCTTCATTCAAACACTTTGCTCATAATAGATTCATACTCTTGTAAATGAAGCGCATGCGATCCCACAGCAGAAACTGCAGCTTCTTTTCTTCCTCTATAACCGAACTTATGTTTTGTATTCAATAATTGCTGCAAACGAGGCTGCATAAAACTCCATGCTCCCATATTCTGAGGCTCTTCTTGTACCCAAAAGACCTCTTCTATTTGCTGAT
Above is a genomic segment from Chlamydiales bacterium containing:
- a CDS encoding ATP-binding protein, with product MKKMPINPFKFGDPVEGEYYLPRENLSQLVLQFLVNHINVILIGPRRFGKTSFVLNLLKDLEKDSFSTLFVDIFNITSHKDFFHQILRALSLKKSWLDHLKKMGKLLIDVRPKLTADFDKVTGQPSLGFALNPPEEKEIKESIQDLLADLESLGKRVIIVIDEFQKITEIDDNGWLEATLRTHMQQKKNTTFLFTGSRRMMIHDMLNNPARPFYRSCQPIEFPVFGEEFTDWVIKRFLDVGINCERNAVNHLRKLVQDTPNYVQMVCFHLLAEGYTHIRIKEVDSTLTKVVQQNAYAYQTLLASLSLTQQRALRLAAIEEKQVFAKEHLAKYEIASTPALASAFKALKTKGILDEEGHGKGSVIFDDPLLAIWLKFSFIRLLA
- a CDS encoding 2-oxo acid dehydrogenase subunit E2; protein product: MKVEIKVPSMGESITEATIGRILKENGSHIVLDEELVELETEKATQILYAPVEGDIFYAVKENDTVKVGDVIGFIEETKALHKQIESIPVVKEEAKRSIKHPMSPIRKFIASKLILTKEKTAMLTTFNEVDMSKIIEMKNSYKELFEKEHKVHLGYMSFFAKATVEALKMVPILNASIEGEFIVQRNDYDIGIAVSTDRGVVVPVIRNCDIRSFAEIERDLDIFAKQACEGIISADAFQGGSFTITNGGVFGSLFSTPILNGSQSGILGMHKIEKRVVVIDDQIVIRPMMYLALTYDHRLVDGKEAITFLVHIKEALEDPARLFLGI